In Cyclopterus lumpus isolate fCycLum1 chromosome 9, fCycLum1.pri, whole genome shotgun sequence, a single genomic region encodes these proteins:
- the cabin1 gene encoding calcineurin-binding protein cabin-1 isoform X2, which yields MIRIAALNAASTAADESQDPLRSSKSRTKEAQEAEAFALYHKALDLQKHDKFVESAEAYHELLKTPLLKEAMPSDDQKVGLKHPGLMLKYSTFKNLATMAALRDDLETAMEFYLEAVMLDSTDVNMWYKIGQVAVRLVRIPLARHAFEEGLHCNPDHWPCLDNLITILYTLSDYTCCLYFIAKALERDHCYTKGLVLKEKIFKEQPCLKRDTMQMFMKCDMSIHYVEVELEESKSIVEEAQELRKRRQALSHSEPKPDLVLVQPIRCLSWKHVGESLLAMYRHQTTCEPPRPSLGRRIDLSEYRDPNFLQNLPQPSSPVSVGQITVLSSSPSSSLPPMALPEPAVPPLPSIQPQITPAQTTVEVTTSAPPIVTAIDVSLTDKVKKAPKRKRVEDSGDTAKRRSARVRNTKCKKEEKIDFQELLFKYLPSRLKKFDPDNDDESLSNLDTQCDRKEDMQPLHGSCLPADSVEYMESEQHDVHNFLLNNMTNGGLLDVMMRYLKAVGQKFMVEWPRGLTAVALEVHQTWRKHSSGLPNPLLRDCSNQHIREMLAMSLACMELQLEQWTHNKGKTVSPRRSSSSICPSSDEADSLPGQHFQSDLLLLALGSSQRDLFENDWLDVMVRCYWLKARFLALQGDMELALESYDVCVGLLQSKPKTTEGKHYTISLPNLCVDAAISVEEIDKRLKSLERCQSLEEIQRLFESADFDSVVRLLQPTLNYGNRSKPLEFVSSAPERPAQLMLLQNALLKLQDYQQCFECSELALNEALQQLNSAPNNSPPSKEEWVSTIGKLLDSTEICFIKDTELLSNVPHFSCMARLANNLIQLIDLSMNNSDEPKEPYFFSVLPWIILYRIIKHEEAAFNCMLRQHISVGDDEDGSDTPMLPSSLMLLNTAHEYLGRRSFCCNSNGALLKFYVQVLKKEVAASSINDSHPYKEELEMALEQCFFCLYAYPSKKSKARYLEDHSSPQVELLWCDALFMFQYFKPKSLPEFDSYKTSTVSAELANLLRRFAGIAPTSDSPILTMDEVAAYIEGMTEKAPCLPEGSAPAPLIINEIYYLLADYHFKNKEQSKAIKFYMHDICVCPNRFDSWAGMALARASRIQEKLNSNELKSDGPIWKHSQAVLNCFKRALVIDSSNLSLWIEYGTISYALHTFASRQLKQWRNELPPEVVKQMEERRDSMLETAFQCFQGASRCEGDSDEEEWLIHYMLGKIAEKRKHPPVEYLQLYKKAAHYLHEEAARYPRKIHYHNPPDLAMEALELHFRLSTTTLKLLEGDVPDREHELFFNLLVEAATGPFARGEEKSMPSMPRSLEKEKPPSMTDEDFNCSSVCIGNVLSSSHMSAATPGLTSPPYVATPFDHDYAKRKTLRRQQWQQQRNEEQQADGSTFSRREASNLYSVVKTERSQDSEVVLLSDSNSTQDAFTDPTSSQDSSHKPASGKASSSSSERTTPVKDGQFASEDTVSHGEHSGIQTEEKVIQEVVEAVVVTLSEASEPKVSVEPCSHPLAVTATPPKPPTSQQTVPQTPASEGKRKPEPPVEVIEVPKALPTDLGDQRRMLVEMCVRALFLCLGRFPQHYKSLYRLAFFYTNSKTHQNLQWARDVLLGSSVPWQQLKHMPAQGLFCERNKTNLFNGIWRIPVDEIDRPGSFASHMNRSIVLLLEVLSQLKDHDTLVKVSFMLQRTPDQGKKYLRDVDRQVLAKRAFFLTVKVLEDNLNSLKRVSEQLHKAPVPSMGEMTTTDASNRPSSEDGKHAPPKKPGITEGACATDTGPKEESQAQLTPPPLAVDKGSKVQEIYPGKVETAGSEGHKAGPEEPMELATGPWRRPSITTDSQGNQMEAETSLSVMEPQQKVTDSSRTPELSLEELSISSRQQQLQASTTKVTVAASGTDPGLLRRPNRKRKLLDDVESGKTLLLDAYRVWQQGQKVMTYDLARIEKIMSETYMLMKQVDEDVALDQAVKFCQIQLATSAQRQSVGDAPTTPKYTKDIFFPASLSTPVLLSHTTCHPLSTPEGLAKVVYEPLSKLPRPQASGFHDQPQHRRAASHPAAAMAFLPHTDDREEPSEGLAYRQQESHLCQQMKLATVSQGQESAASWFQEETATCSTAQPCPDQQQYASDDQSKLPDPSRIRSRVPHNMPKLFIPSSVTKFPPEITVTPPTPTLLSPKGSISEETKQRLKNVILSSQSAATVKKDSLSQPALEVQETSSQESSLESESDEEDDYMDM from the exons ATG ATTCGCATAGCAGCACTAAATGCTGCTTCGACAGCTGCAGATGAGTCTCAAGACCCCTTGAGAAGTAGCAAGAGTCGGACAAAAGAGGCTCAG GAAGCTGAGGCGTTTGCTTTATATCACAAAGCTTTAGATCTGCAAAAACATGACAAGTTTGTGGAATCTGCTGAGGCCTATCATGAGCTTCTCAAAACGCCACTGCTCAAAGAG GCCATGCCCTCTGATGATCAGAAAGTGGGTCTCAAGCATCCTGGACTGATGTTGAAATATTCTACCTTTAAAAACTTGGCTACTATGGCTGCATTGCGGGATGATCTGGAGACTGCTATGGAGTTTTATTTGGAG GCAGTTATGTTGGATTCCACTGACGTGAACATGTGGTACAAAATTGGTCAGGTGGCTGTGCGACTGGTGCGCATTCCTCTGGCTCGACATGCCTTTGAGGAGGGATTGCACTGTAACCCGGACCACTGGCCCTGCCTGGACAATCTCATCACTATTCTCTACACACTCAGTGACTACACCT GCTGTTTGTACTTCATCGCGAAAGCGTTAGAGAGGGACCATTGTTACACTAAAGGCCTGGTGTTAAAGGAGAAAATATTTAAAGAGCAGCCCTGTCTGAAGAGGGACACAATGCAGATGTTCATGAAATG TGATATGTCTATTCACTATGTGGAAGTGGAGTTGGAAGAAAGCAAATCCATTGTGGAGGAGGCACAAGAGTTACGGAAGCGCAGACaggctctctctcactctgaaCCAAAACCAGACCTTGTCCTGGTTCAGCCCATCCGCTGCCTGTC aTGGAAGCACGTGGGGGAGAGCCTTCTTGCAATGTACAGACATCAGACCACATGTGAGCCACCTCGCCCAAGTCTTGGCCGCAGAATTGATTTGTCCGAGTACCGGGACCCAAACTTTCTCCAGAACCTCCCCCAACCCAGCAGCCCTGTCAGTGTGGGCCAGATCACCGTGCTGAGCAGCAGCCCTAGCTCATCTCTGCCGCCAATGGCCCTCCCTGAGCCAGCAGTGCCGCCCCTACCCAGCATTCAACCTCAAATTACCCCAGCTCAGACCACTGTGGAGGTCACCACTTCCGCTCCCCCAATTG TGACGGCAATAGACGTTTCACTGACGGATAAAGTGAAGAAAGCTCCGAAAAGGAAGCGAGTAGAAGATAGTGGGGACACGGCCAAGCGGCGCTCGGCACGTGTTCGAAACACAAAATgcaagaaggaagagaagattGATTTTCAGGAGCTGCTTTTTAAATACCTGCCTTCCAG GCTAAAGAAGTTTGATCCTGATAATGATGACGAGAGTCTGAGTAATCTAGACACTCAGTGCGATAGGAAGGAGGACATGCAGCCTCTACATGGGAGTTGCCTGCCTGCTGACTCGGTGGAATACATGGAATCTG AACAACATGATGTCCACAACTTCCTGCTCAATAATATGACCAATGGTGGTTTACTGGATGTGATGATGCGCTACCTGAAAGCAGTGGGTCAGAAGTTCATGGTGGAGTGGCCTCGGGGGCTGACTGCTGTGGCACTGGAGGTCCATCAAACCTGGAGGAAGCACAGCAGTGGTCTTCCTAACCCTCTGCTTCGGGACTGCAGCAACCAACACATCCGG GAAATGTTGGCAATGTCCTTGGCGTGTATGGAGTTGCAGTTGGAGCAATGGACACACAACAAAGGGAAGACTG TGTCTccaagaagaagcagcagcagcatttgtCCCAGCAGTGATGAAGCTGACTCCTTACCTGGGCAGCACTTCCAGAGTGATTTGTTACTTCTGGCCTTAGGTTCATCCCAAAGAGACCTGTTTGAGAATGACTGGCTGGATGTTATGGTGCGCTGCTACTGGCTCAAGGCACGATTCTTGGCTCTGCAG GGAGACATGGAGTTGGCCCTGGAGAGCTATGATGTCTGTGTTGGTTTGTTGCAAAGCAAACCAAAGACCACTGAAGGGAAACATTACACCATCAGCCTGCCAAACCTTTGTGTAGATGCAGCAATCTCTGTAGAGGAG ATTGACAAGAGGCTGAAGTCTCTGGAGCGTTGCCAGTCTTTGGAGGAGATCCAGCGTCTCTTCGAGTCAGCTGACTTCGACTCTGTTGTGCGCCTGCTGCAGCCCACTCTTAATTATGGCAACCGGAGTAAACCTCTAGAGTTTGTGAGCTCGGCACCAGAGCGGCCTGCTCAGCTGATGCTACTGCAG AATGCACTGTTGAAGCTGCAGGATTACCAGCAATGTTTTGAGTGCAGCGAGTTGGCTCTGAATGAAGCCCTGCAGCAGCTCAACTCTGCTCCAAACAACTCTCCCCCCAGTAAAGAGGAGTGGGTCAGTACTATTGGAAAGTTGCTGGATAGCACTGAGATCTGCTTCATCAAGGACACAGAGCTCCTAAGCAATGTCCCCCACTTCTCTTGTATGGCTCGACTAGCAAACAATCTAATTCAG cTGATCGATCTGAGCATGAACAATTCCGACGAACCAAAGGAACCTTATTTCTTCTCTGTTCTGCCTTGGATCATCTTGTATCGCATCATCAAACACGAGGAGGCTGCTTTTAACTGTATGCTACGACAGCATATATCTGTAGGGGATGATGAAG ATGGCTCGGATACTCCCATGCTGCCCTCCTCCCTGATGCTTCTGAACACAGCCCATGAGTATCTTGGCCGTCGCTCCTTCTGCTGCAACTCGAACGGTGCACTCCTCAAGTTCTAT GTTCAAGTTTTGAAAAAAGAGGTAGCAGCCTCTTCCATCAATGACTCTCATCCCTACAAAGAGGAGTTGGAGATGGCCTTGGAACAGTGCTTTTTCTGCCTCTATGCCTACCCCAGTAAGAAGAGCAAGGCCCGCTACCTTGAGGACCACTCATCTCCACAG GTTGAGTTACTGTGGTGTGATGCCCTCTTCATGTTCCAGTATTTCAAACCAAAGTCACTGCCTGAGTTTGACAGCTATAAGACCAGCACAGTGTCTGCAGAATTGGCCAATCTGCTGAGGAGGTTTGCTGGCATCGCCCCCACAAGTGACTCCCCCATTCTCACCATGGATGAAGTGGCAGCCTACATAGAGGGCATGACAGAAAAG GCCCCGTGTCTTCCTGAGGGTAGTGCTCCTGCACCTCTGATTATCAATGAGATCTACTACCTGCTGGCTGATTACCATTTCAAGAACAAGGAGCAGTCCAAAGCCATCAAGTTCTATATGCATGACATATGCGTGTGTCCCAACAG GTTTGACTCCTGGGCAGGTATGGCTTTAGCCAGGGCCAGTCGTATTCAGGAAAAGCTCAACTCCAATGAACTGAAAAGTGACGGTCCGATATGGAAACACTCCCAGGCAGTGCTTAACTGCTTTAAGAGGGCCCTGGTAATAGACAGCTCCAACCTGTCTCTGTGGATCGAGTACGGCACCATTTCATATGCGCTGCACACATTTGCTTCAAGGCAGCTCAAGCAGTGGCGCAACGAGCTCCCCCCAGAGGTGGTTAAACAG ATGGAAGAAAGGAGAGACTCTATGTTGGAGACAGCGTTTCAGTGTTTCCAGGGAGCTTCCCGTTGTGAGGGTGACAGTGATGAAGAAGAGTGGCTCATTCACTACATGCTCGGGAAGATAGCAGAGAAACGCAAACATCCTCCTGTGGAATATCTGCAGCTttacaaaaag gCAGCCCACTATCTGCATGAAGAAGCTGCTCGGTACCCCCGAAAAATCCATTATCATAATCCTCCTGACCTGGCCATGGAGGCCCTTGAG TTGCATTTCCGTCTCAGCACCACCACTCTAAAACTATTAGAGGGGGATGTGCCTGATCGGGAACACGAGCTCTTTTTCAATTTGCTGGTCGAAGCCGCTACTGGGCCATTTGCCAGGGGGGAGGAAAAGAGCATGCCAAGCATGCCTAGGTCCCTTGAAAA GGAGAAACCCCCCTCCATGACGGATGAAGACTTTAATTGCTCGTCTGTTTGCATAGGAAACgtccttagctcctcccacatGTCAGCTGCCACCCCAGGTCTGACATCCCCGCCTTACGTGGCCACGCCGTTTGACCATGATTACGCCAAACGCAAAACACTCCGACggcagcagtggcagcagcagcggaaTGAGGAGCAGCAGGCTGATG GTTCAACATTTTCAAGGAGAGAGGCATCGAATCTGTATTCAGTTGTCAAGACAg AGCGCAGTCAGGACAGTGAGGTGGTGTTGCTCTCTGACTCTAACTCCACCCAGGATGCCTTCACAGATCCCACCAGCTCACAAGACAGCAGCCACAAACCTGCTTCTGGGAAAGCCAGTTCATCCTCATCGGAAAGGACGACCCCTGTGAAGGACGGACAGTTTGCATCTGAGGACACAG TGTCACATGGAGAACATTCTGGCATTCAGACGGAAGAAAAAGTTATCCAGGAAGTAGTAGAAGCTGTGGTGGTGACACTCTCTGAAGCTTCAGAGCCCAAGGTATCTGTGGAACCTTGCTCTCATCCTCTGGCTGTCACAGCCACCCCTCCAAAGCCACCCACCTCTCAACAGACTGTTCCTCAAACCCCAGCCAGTGAGGGAAAAAGGAAGCCAGAGCCCCCAGTTGAGGTGATCGAGGTGCCCAAGGCCTTGCCCACAGATCTCGGCGACCAGAGACGAATGCTGGTGGAAATGTGTGTCCGcgctctcttcctctgccttgGCCGCTTCCCTCAGCACTACAAGAGTCTCTATCGCCTGGCCTTCTTCTACACCAACAGCAAGACCCATCAG AATCTACAGTGGGCCCGAGATGTGTTGCTAGGAAGCAGTGTCCCATGGCAACAGCTGAAGCACATGCCAGCACAAGGACTTTTCTGTGAAAGAAACAAGACAAACCTGTTCAAT GGCATCTGGCGTATTCCAGTGGATGAGATTGACCGCCCAGGAAGTTTTGCTTCTCATATGAACCGATCCATTGTCCTCTTGCTGGAGGTGTTGTCTCAGCTCAAGGATCACGATACTCTGGTGAAAGTCTCTTTTATGCTGCAGAGAACCCCTGACCAGGGAAA GAAGTATTTACGGGATGTTGATCGCCAGGTTTTGGCCAAGCGAGCATTCTTCCTAACTGTAAAAGTCCTGGAGGACAATCTGAACAGTCTCAAAAGG GtgtctgagcagcttcacaaaGCGCCTGTGCCCTCAATGGGGGAGATGACCACAACGGACGCATCCAACAGGCCCAGTTCGGAGGACGGCAAACATGCTCCACCTAAGAAGCCTGGGATCACAGAGGGAGCCTGTGCCACTGATACAGGGCCCAAGGAAGAATCCCAGGCACAACTCACTCCACCACCGCTAGCCGTAGATAAAGGGAGTAAAGTTCAGGAAATCTACCCTGGGAAGGTAGAGACTGCTGGGAGTGAGGGACACAAAGCAGGGCCAGAGGAGCCCATGGAGCTGGCCACTGGCCCCTGGAGGAGGCCCTCTATTACCACAGATTCTCAGGGCAACCAAATGGAGGCTGAGACCTCCCTGAGTGTCATGGAGCCCCAGCAGAAAGTGACTGACAGCAGCCGGACCCCAGAGTTGTCTCTAGAGGAGTTAAGCATCAGTtccaggcagcagcagctccaagCCTCGACAACCAAGGTCACTGTGGCAGCCAGCGGGACTGATCCGGGGCTGCTCCGACGGCCAAACAGGAAAAGAAAGCTTCTTGACGATGTGGAGTCCGGAAAAACTTTGCTGCTTGATGCCTACAGAGTGTGGCAGCAAGGCCAGAAAGTCATGACCTACGACCTGGCCCGCATTGAAAAGATCATGTCAGAGACTTATATGCTCATGAAACAG GTTGATGAGGATGTAGCTCTGGACCAAGCTGTGAAGTTCTGCCAGATACAGTTGGCCACTTCTGCCCAAAGACAG TCTGTAGGCGATGCCCCGACCACACCTAAGTACACCAAGGACATCTTCTTCCCCGCCTCCCTGTCGACACCTGTCCTGCTCAGCCACACCACCTGCCACCCGCTGTCCACCCCGGAGGGTCTAGCCAAAGTGGTATATGAGCCCTTGAGCAAGTTGCCCAGACCTCAAGCCTCGGGCTTCCACGACCAGCCACAGCACAGGAGAGCCGCTAGCCACCCTGCAGCAGCCATGGCGTTCCTACCACACACAG ATGACCGGGAGGAGCCCTCAGAGGGACTTGCGTACCGACAGCAGGAGTCGCACCTTTGTCAGCAGATGAAACTCGCCACTGTATCCCAAGGCCAAGAGTCGGCAGCATCCTGGTTCCAGGAGGAAACCGCCACATGTAGCACCGCACAACCTTGCCCAG acCAGCAGCAGTATGCCAGCGATGATCAGTCTAAACTTCCAGACCCCAGCCGAATCCGCTCCCGCGTCCCCCACAACATGCCAAAGCTCTTCATCCCTTCCTCCGTCACAAAGTTCCCACCAGAAATCACAGTAACACCTCCGACTCCCACACTTCTGTCCCCTAAAGGCAGCATCTCAGAGGAAACCAAACAAAGACTTAAG AACGTCATCTTGTCGTCTCAGTCTGCGGCCACAGTCAAAAAGGACTCCCTGAGCCAGCCGGCTCTGGAGGTGCAGGAGACGTCGAGCCAGGAGTCGTCTCTTGAAAGCGAGTCGGACGAAGAGGACGATTACATGGACATGTGA